In Deinococcus maricopensis DSM 21211, one genomic interval encodes:
- a CDS encoding DedA family protein has protein sequence MLEWIQNLMQHLGYGGIFLLMVLENVFPPVPAEVIMPAAGFAAARGELHLLLAIVAGTAGSVVGTLPLYFLGRLVGEVRLAAWADRYGRWLTLSSRDIQQADDWFDRHGHKAVLFGRLLPGIRSLLSIPAGLSEMPLGKFLLYTALGSGLWTTVNAGGGYLLGENFERVQHLIGPIGSVVVVALVVWAGVWFARRLQERRAPLSQKPPSRPRQRSRKAR, from the coding sequence ATGCTCGAATGGATTCAAAACCTGATGCAGCACCTCGGATACGGAGGCATCTTCCTGCTGATGGTTCTGGAAAACGTCTTCCCCCCGGTGCCGGCCGAAGTCATCATGCCCGCCGCGGGCTTCGCTGCGGCGCGCGGAGAACTGCACCTGCTGCTCGCCATCGTGGCGGGCACAGCCGGCAGCGTGGTGGGCACGCTGCCGCTCTACTTTCTGGGCCGCCTGGTGGGCGAAGTGCGCCTCGCCGCGTGGGCGGACCGTTACGGACGGTGGCTGACGCTGAGCAGCCGCGACATTCAGCAGGCGGACGACTGGTTCGACCGGCACGGACACAAGGCCGTGCTGTTCGGGCGCCTGCTGCCCGGCATTCGCAGCCTGCTGAGCATCCCTGCAGGGCTCAGCGAAATGCCGCTCGGGAAGTTCCTGCTGTACACCGCGCTCGGCAGTGGCCTGTGGACGACCGTGAATGCTGGCGGCGGGTACCTGCTCGGCGAGAACTTCGAGCGTGTGCAGCACCTGATCGGGCCGATCGGCTCCGTCGTCGTCGTGGCGCTGGTCGTGTGGGCCGGCGTGTGGTTCGCGCGGCGCCTGCAGGAACGCCGGGCGCCGCTGTCACAAAAGCCACCGAGCCGACCGCGTCAACGTTCCCGCAAGGCCCGCTGA
- a CDS encoding aminotransferase class I/II-fold pyridoxal phosphate-dependent enzyme — translation MQFDAYEEQAFESRAVHVGVPRESGVGVGIPVHQVAAFQFDTLDAAAQEFQTGATHSYSRIQNPTLRALEARVSALEGGAATVALASGQAATFTAMLGVLRAGDHVVSTGSVFGGTAGLLNNVLPLMGVQTTLVENTPAAVRAALRENTRLVWAETIGNPAADIADIRALADLAHEHGALLGIDNTWGGVGYLCRPLEHGADLVTHSLTKWAAGHGSVLGGSVTVGAAHDLTRLPVFTDGEPNLLAQRGADALAWRLRWLGAHQLGMNLAPHAAGVIALGLETLALRLERESATALTLARALEADERVTRVSYPGLPSSAHHTLAKQYLRGGYGAVLTFEVPDPARFLSQLQLIRMAPNLGDTRTLVIHPWTTTHGRLPEAARRAAGVTPHSIRMSVGVEHPQDLLADLQRALS, via the coding sequence ATGCAATTCGACGCGTACGAGGAGCAGGCATTTGAAAGTCGGGCTGTGCATGTCGGTGTCCCGCGCGAGAGCGGCGTGGGCGTCGGCATCCCGGTGCATCAGGTCGCGGCCTTCCAGTTCGACACGCTGGACGCCGCCGCGCAGGAATTCCAGACGGGCGCGACACACAGCTACAGCCGCATTCAGAATCCCACGCTGCGCGCCCTCGAGGCGCGCGTCAGCGCCCTGGAGGGCGGCGCCGCCACCGTGGCGCTCGCCAGCGGGCAGGCCGCGACCTTCACGGCCATGCTGGGCGTCCTGCGCGCCGGGGACCACGTGGTCAGCACCGGCAGCGTGTTCGGCGGCACGGCTGGCCTGCTGAACAACGTCCTGCCGCTCATGGGCGTGCAGACGACGCTCGTGGAGAACACGCCCGCAGCGGTGCGCGCCGCACTGCGGGAGAACACGCGGCTGGTGTGGGCGGAAACCATCGGGAACCCGGCAGCGGACATCGCGGACATCCGCGCACTCGCGGACCTCGCGCACGAGCATGGCGCGCTGCTCGGTATCGACAACACCTGGGGCGGCGTGGGGTACTTGTGTCGCCCGCTGGAGCACGGCGCGGACCTCGTCACGCACTCCCTCACGAAGTGGGCGGCCGGCCACGGGAGCGTGCTGGGCGGCAGCGTCACCGTCGGGGCGGCGCACGACCTGACGCGCCTGCCGGTGTTCACGGACGGCGAACCGAACCTGTTGGCGCAGCGCGGCGCGGACGCACTCGCGTGGCGGCTGCGGTGGCTGGGCGCGCACCAGCTCGGCATGAACCTCGCGCCGCACGCCGCGGGCGTGATTGCGCTCGGCCTGGAAACGCTGGCGCTGCGCTTGGAGCGCGAGAGCGCCACGGCCCTCACGCTCGCCCGCGCCCTCGAGGCAGACGAACGCGTCACGCGCGTCAGCTACCCGGGTCTGCCGAGCAGCGCGCACCACACCCTCGCGAAGCAGTACCTGCGGGGCGGGTACGGCGCGGTGCTGACGTTCGAGGTGCCGGACCCGGCACGGTTCCTGTCGCAGTTGCAGTTGATCCGTATGGCTCCGAACCTGGGCGACACCCGCACGCTGGTCATCCACCCGTGGACGACCACGCACGGCCGCCTGCCCGAAGCGGCGCGCCGCGCGGCGGGCGTCACGCCGCACAGCATCCGCATGAGCGTCGGCGTGGAGCACCCCCAGGACCTCCTCGCCGACCTGCAGCGCGCCCTGAGTTAA
- a CDS encoding MBL fold metallo-hydrolase → MLTTQVLGAPTEDNALLITADSGQQHTRLLLDCGADVLREVPLADILRIDHLLFSHLHMDHVCGFDAFFRANFGRVDRENHVWGPPGTIAAIHHRFQGYWWNHARDLHATWFVHDVDERLVRTARFEAHEAFRDASPAGERPHAGEVLVTPTIRVSALPLQHHGLSLGYVVREPERVTVNADALRSLGVPPGPWLARLKQGEAGPLELQGTLHDSAALRDRLLVREAGQSAAYLTDFLLDGATHERLRTALAGVGTLFVEAQYAPDDEALAVRHHHTTVTQVAALARDAGVTDVQLIHLSRRYRRAQWPELLAAARTLAPQARFPDGWLTAVKDGSGPEPVGPLPHDA, encoded by the coding sequence ATGTTGACGACCCAAGTGCTAGGTGCGCCCACTGAAGACAACGCGCTCCTGATAACGGCCGACTCCGGGCAACAGCACACGCGACTCCTGCTGGACTGCGGTGCTGACGTCCTGCGGGAGGTGCCGCTCGCCGACATTCTTCGCATTGATCACCTGCTTTTCTCGCACCTGCACATGGACCACGTGTGCGGGTTCGACGCGTTCTTTCGAGCGAATTTCGGTCGCGTGGACCGCGAGAACCACGTGTGGGGACCGCCCGGCACGATTGCCGCGATTCACCACCGCTTCCAGGGGTACTGGTGGAACCACGCCAGGGACCTGCACGCCACCTGGTTCGTCCATGACGTGGACGAACGCTTGGTGCGAACCGCGCGGTTCGAGGCGCACGAGGCCTTTCGGGACGCCTCCCCGGCGGGCGAGCGTCCGCATGCCGGGGAGGTGCTGGTGACGCCCACAATCCGGGTGAGCGCGCTGCCGCTGCAGCACCATGGGCTGAGCCTGGGGTACGTGGTTCGCGAGCCGGAACGCGTGACGGTCAACGCCGACGCGCTGCGCAGCCTGGGCGTCCCCCCGGGACCGTGGCTCGCGCGTCTGAAACAGGGCGAGGCTGGGCCGCTGGAGCTTCAGGGCACCCTGCATGACAGCGCGGCCCTGCGGGACCGCCTGCTCGTGCGGGAGGCTGGGCAGAGCGCCGCGTACCTGACGGACTTCCTGCTGGACGGCGCCACACATGAGCGTCTGCGCACGGCCCTCGCCGGCGTGGGGACGTTGTTCGTGGAGGCGCAGTACGCCCCGGACGACGAAGCCCTGGCGGTGCGGCACCATCACACGACCGTGACGCAGGTGGCGGCCCTCGCGCGCGACGCGGGCGTGACGGACGTGCAACTCATTCACCTGTCCCGCCGCTACCGGCGGGCGCAGTGGCCGGAACTGCTCGCAGCCGCCCGCACCCTCGCGCCCCAAGCACGGTTCCCCGATGGCTGGTTGACGGCAGTGAAAGACGGCAGCGGCCCCGAACCCGTGGGGCCGCTGCCGCACGACGCTTAA